Proteins encoded within one genomic window of Candidatus Hepatoplasma crinochetorum Av:
- a CDS encoding superoxide dismutase, whose protein sequence is MEYKRIKLPFKYDYLEPYMDKRTVQLHYENHHGGYERNLLTKIKDVGFERRYPTLEDLMRNYQKIDNPEIRIAVREFGGGLINHNFLWTILKPKVQLKDGNLKNAIEKEWGSFDKFKDEFTREVKNLFGSGWVWLVKRKNGSLKIIKTFNQDNPWFLKFTPIMAIDLWEHSYYLKYNSDRMGYLDNYWNTINWDQAEEYYNS, encoded by the coding sequence ACCTTATATGGATAAACGAACAGTACAATTACATTATGAAAATCATCATGGTGGTTATGAAAGAAATCTTTTAACAAAAATCAAAGATGTTGGTTTTGAAAGAAGATATCCTACACTAGAAGATTTAATGCGTAATTATCAAAAAATTGATAATCCAGAAATAAGAATTGCCGTTCGTGAATTTGGTGGTGGTTTAATAAATCATAATTTTTTATGAACTATTTTAAAACCTAAGGTTCAATTAAAAGATGGAAATTTAAAAAACGCAATTGAAAAAGAATGAGGAAGTTTTGATAAATTTAAAGATGAATTTACAAGAGAAGTAAAAAATCTTTTTGGATCAGGATGAGTTTGATTAGTAAAAAGAAAAAATGGTTCTTTAAAAATCATTAAAACTTTTAATCAAGATAATCCTTGATTTTTAAAATTTACACCAATCATGGCGATTGATCTTTGAGAACATTCTTATTATTTAAAATATAATAGTGATCGAATGGGATATCTTGATAATTATTGAAATACAATAAATTGAGATCAAGCAGAAGAATATTACAATTCTTAA
- a CDS encoding DUF3800 domain-containing protein yields MERDKMKIYMYIDESGVLHKNDYYNIFLFGGICFINENLRNKCKWEYGKRELEIKNKYPNNKELKGNTLKNKHKKYLYSILNGEKTFIGKVNINKLKEIDWQRKKSIQKYKDWFLMMLIKEQVNNLIIKKEINVNEKNIFHIFVDNQNISIDEKNNLTKKINQEFFKGKYNNKKEFIKPIFNQFGKIKVKYVNSETNELIRAADILCNNKFNKIKEEKSIEGKHVIFSHP; encoded by the coding sequence ATGGAAAGAGATAAAATGAAAATATATATGTACATTGATGAATCTGGAGTTTTACATAAAAATGACTATTATAATATTTTTTTATTCGGAGGAATATGTTTTATAAATGAAAATTTAAGAAATAAATGTAAATGGGAATATGGAAAAAGAGAATTAGAAATAAAAAATAAATATCCAAATAATAAAGAATTAAAAGGAAATACTTTAAAAAATAAACATAAAAAATATCTTTATAGTATATTAAATGGAGAGAAAACTTTTATTGGAAAAGTTAATATAAATAAATTAAAAGAAATTGATTGACAAAGAAAAAAATCAATTCAAAAATATAAAGATTGATTTTTAATGATGTTAATTAAAGAACAAGTAAATAATTTAATTATAAAAAAAGAAATAAATGTAAATGAAAAAAATATTTTTCACATTTTTGTTGATAATCAAAATATTTCAATAGATGAAAAAAATAATTTAACAAAAAAAATTAATCAAGAATTTTTTAAAGGAAAATATAATAATAAAAAAGAATTTATCAAACCAATTTTTAATCAATTCGGAAAAATAAAAGTAAAATATGTTAATTCTGAAACTAATGAATTAATAAGAGCTGCTGATATATTATGTAATAATAAATTTAATAAAATCAAGGAAGAAAAATCGATTGAAGGAAAACACGTAATTTTTTCTCACCCCTAA
- the rsmG gene encoding 16S rRNA (guanine(527)-N(7))-methyltransferase RsmG, with amino-acid sequence MNEKKILYDVLSKFNLNEEAVKKIFNFVKEIYIYNQKVNLTGIKDYKQFVDKNIYDSLLIINLKIFEKVKIALDFGTGGGFPGLLLAIIYPNIKFILVDSSHKKTDWLNYISKKLDLKNIEIINERIENLNYLEEKIDLVLARAVAPLILLLEISTFLLKKNKISVFYKGKNYEKELEKIDNLFYQKHGLKLQKIIEDKLLDDSKRYFIIYKRKNLNYQQKMINYQKIKKMI; translated from the coding sequence ATGAATGAAAAAAAAATATTATACGATGTTCTTTCAAAATTTAATTTAAATGAAGAAGCAGTAAAAAAAATATTTAATTTTGTAAAAGAAATTTATATTTATAATCAAAAAGTTAATCTTACAGGAATAAAAGATTACAAACAATTTGTAGATAAAAATATTTATGACTCTCTTTTGATTATAAATTTAAAAATATTTGAGAAAGTAAAAATTGCTTTAGATTTTGGAACTGGAGGAGGATTTCCAGGACTTTTACTTGCTATTATTTATCCTAATATTAAATTTATATTAGTTGATTCTTCTCATAAAAAAACAGATTGATTAAATTATATTAGTAAAAAATTAGATTTAAAAAATATTGAAATTATAAACGAACGAATCGAAAATTTAAATTATTTGGAAGAAAAAATTGATTTAGTATTAGCTCGTGCTGTAGCACCATTAATATTACTTTTAGAAATAAGTACTTTTCTTCTTAAAAAAAATAAAATAAGTGTTTTTTATAAAGGAAAAAATTACGAAAAAGAATTAGAGAAAATTGACAATTTATTTTATCAAAAGCATGGATTAAAATTACAAAAAATTATAGAAGATAAATTATTAGATGATTCTAAGAGATATTTTATAATTTATAAAAGAAAAAATTTGAATTATCAACAAAAAATGATTAATTATCAAAAAATAAAAAAAATGATTTAA
- a CDS encoding BMP family ABC transporter substrate-binding protein has protein sequence MKKWIESHRKTFTSIISLLIVIFLVLLLFFTGYFINYKTGITPGFQKIMVMPNSPFKNDRGFNQTIIEATIDYGKMFNEEVGEVVPNEIDNTSEYQKNITYSYDNGTKIITSAGYNVIDSLLGSTNYATSTRDDNGVMFDPKYKDDWFLIVDDANYDGRIARNVVSFRFESEQAGFIAGLAASVYITALDDNLQNNVSTYGGQQFSTVFDFMSGYEQAINWFNYQILGYDLEHNKTNQNALLYSSSYSSDYVHLINQYGNEPNYSSKTSQKSTGDWFSGSFNVGDGRTITTRLIDNNTKVIFPVNGGQLVDTINLVEQENDTNKNNQYKVIGVDVDATKQFPGSDNSVLGSATKNIEEATKLGLWYIDKFILTYNQDDNFINDYEISNQEVEQKYYDEISTNKEDGGWKESNPDDINSDLSAKTNQEIDQYFLDPNSDLFYVDGKNSSYYYTDQDPLEYGSIFIGNYQNDGLNFVPSNDLNQAFSILLKEYDSNINDYDFFDFVAYAIEKQPIDQDGNIIIEKASNTFSDSYSVPSTEGLNFLYPWIPDWTIYSK, from the coding sequence ATGAAAAAATGAATTGAAAGTCATCGCAAAACATTCACATCAATAATTAGTTTATTAATTGTTATTTTTCTTGTATTATTATTATTTTTTACGGGTTATTTTATAAATTATAAAACTGGAATTACACCAGGATTTCAAAAAATAATGGTTATGCCTAATTCTCCTTTTAAAAATGATCGGGGTTTTAATCAAACTATAATTGAGGCCACAATTGACTATGGAAAAATGTTTAACGAAGAAGTAGGAGAAGTTGTGCCAAATGAAATTGATAATACAAGTGAATATCAAAAAAATATTACTTATAGTTATGATAATGGAACAAAAATAATTACTTCTGCTGGATATAATGTAATAGATTCATTATTAGGATCTACAAATTATGCAACATCAACAAGAGATGATAATGGTGTAATGTTTGATCCTAAATATAAAGATGATTGATTTTTAATTGTAGATGATGCAAATTATGATGGAAGAATTGCTCGTAATGTTGTTTCTTTTCGTTTTGAAAGCGAACAAGCAGGATTTATTGCTGGTTTAGCTGCTTCAGTTTATATTACTGCTCTTGATGATAATTTGCAAAATAATGTATCTACTTATGGAGGACAACAATTTTCTACAGTATTTGATTTTATGTCTGGATATGAACAAGCAATAAATTGATTTAATTATCAAATATTAGGATATGATTTAGAGCATAATAAAACAAATCAAAACGCTTTGCTTTATTCATCTTCTTATTCATCTGATTATGTTCATCTAATAAATCAATATGGAAATGAACCAAATTACTCAAGTAAAACATCACAAAAAAGCACTGGGGATTGATTTTCTGGTTCATTTAATGTAGGTGATGGAAGAACAATTACAACAAGGCTAATTGATAATAATACTAAAGTAATTTTTCCTGTAAATGGAGGACAATTAGTTGATACTATTAATTTAGTAGAGCAAGAAAATGATACAAATAAAAATAATCAATATAAAGTAATTGGGGTTGATGTTGATGCAACAAAACAATTTCCTGGATCAGATAATTCTGTATTGGGTTCTGCTACTAAAAATATTGAGGAAGCAACAAAACTTGGATTATGGTACATTGATAAATTTATTTTAACTTATAATCAAGATGATAATTTTATTAATGATTATGAAATTTCAAATCAAGAAGTAGAACAAAAATATTATGATGAAATTTCAACCAATAAAGAAGATGGAGGTTGAAAAGAAAGTAATCCAGATGATATAAATAGTGATTTATCGGCAAAAACAAATCAAGAAATTGATCAATATTTTTTAGATCCAAATTCTGATTTATTTTATGTAGATGGTAAAAATTCAAGTTATTATTATACAGATCAAGATCCTCTTGAATATGGTTCTATTTTTATTGGTAATTATCAAAATGATGGTCTTAATTTTGTTCCTTCTAATGATTTAAATCAAGCCTTTTCTATTTTATTAAAAGAATATGATTCTAATATTAATGATTATGATTTCTTTGATTTTGTAGCTTATGCAATTGAAAAACAACCTATAGATCAAGATGGGAATATTATTATTGAAAAGGCTTCTAATACTTTTTCCGATTCCTATAGTGTTCCATCTACAGAAGGATTGAATTTTTTATATCCTTGAATTCCAGATTGAACTATTTATAGTAAATAG
- a CDS encoding ABC transporter permease, translating to MNSSGALFFTELLAFFSIYSLGSLAGLLSEKSGIVNIALDGKMIMGGLIFTLFFQINGFEESLDWFSSYLALIFAGLFSMLYATLLCFFTINLLSDHVITGTALNMIAPAFSLLVMFAIPNGGTTISDVGHSSSWSGNMDSFVIIMTIVTVLILLFFTFFFHKTNYGLRLKASGENPYALETAGISVKKTRWFSVMTAGFLSGMAGAIFVANLDSFSGTVNGSGYLSLAILILGQWTIIGITSFSLLFSVLVAVVSEIDIGISSELAHTIPFILPLIVLVIFKAKSNGPSSAGKPFKKDMR from the coding sequence GTGAATAGTTCAGGAGCTTTATTTTTTACAGAATTATTAGCATTTTTTTCAATTTATTCATTAGGATCACTTGCTGGTTTATTATCAGAAAAATCAGGAATTGTAAATATTGCATTAGATGGAAAAATGATTATGGGTGGACTTATTTTTACCTTATTTTTTCAAATAAATGGTTTTGAAGAAAGCTTAGATTGATTTAGCTCTTATTTAGCTTTAATTTTTGCTGGTTTATTTTCTATGCTTTATGCTACTTTACTTTGTTTTTTTACAATAAATTTACTTTCTGATCATGTAATTACAGGAACAGCATTGAATATGATTGCTCCAGCATTTTCACTTTTAGTGATGTTTGCAATTCCAAATGGAGGAACAACAATTAGTGATGTTGGTCATTCCAGTTCTTGATCAGGAAATATGGATTCATTTGTTATCATAATGACTATTGTTACAGTTCTTATTTTATTGTTTTTTACTTTCTTCTTTCATAAAACAAATTATGGTTTAAGATTAAAAGCCTCAGGAGAAAATCCTTATGCTCTTGAAACAGCAGGGATTTCAGTAAAAAAAACAAGATGATTTTCCGTTATGACAGCAGGATTTTTATCAGGAATGGCAGGAGCAATTTTTGTTGCTAATCTCGATTCATTTTCTGGTACTGTAAATGGTTCAGGATATTTATCACTTGCAATCTTAATTCTTGGACAATGAACAATTATTGGAATTACTTCTTTTTCATTATTATTCTCAGTTTTAGTAGCTGTTGTATCTGAAATAGATATAGGAATATCTTCAGAATTAGCTCATACAATTCCATTTATTTTGCCGCTAATTGTTCTTGTGATATTTAAAGCAAAAAGCAATGGACCATCAAGTGCAGGAAAGCCATTTAAAAAGGATATGCGTTAA
- a CDS encoding ABC transporter permease, translated as MTTKKQVNKKEKRKFHINQKLIISLIIIFIGLYIGMVIIAIFGYNPLTLFTATWEGNFSSLKEFGNFLSVFTWMTFIGLGALVSFRAKIFNIGIFAQMVAGGLFGYLFAALVLWPGRIGVMFSILIPVATGIFIALLIAFLKNRYNINIVVSSIMLNWIVFWIYRYFRNPINAPYLFNGGSVPMNIDPSNSLRFDWLTNLFPGSTINIGIILLVIIVPLIWFLYSKTSFGIKQGIIASSEDISLYSGINYKSEIYKAMALSGALSGLAGATFYLGTNQSLPVVGNDLPLEPFNGITIALIGFNNPIGAVFGSLFISLFENAKVYLNVYSDENIVDFIMGIIVLFISGANYFLIYSPQTKIVNWINKKQEVKLEQKTNTKDMKKDKTIETENQYKDQKKQKEYKIIALEKGKKANTVYKQQYLKMKNRKKNKHEEKVDKGGNSE; from the coding sequence ATGACAACAAAAAAACAAGTAAATAAAAAAGAAAAAAGAAAATTTCATATAAATCAAAAATTAATTATTTCATTAATTATCATTTTCATCGGACTTTATATTGGAATGGTTATTATTGCAATATTTGGTTATAATCCTCTTACTTTATTTACAGCAACATGAGAAGGAAATTTTTCAAGTCTGAAAGAATTTGGAAATTTCCTTTCTGTTTTTACTTGAATGACTTTTATAGGTTTAGGAGCTTTGGTTTCTTTTCGTGCTAAGATTTTTAATATTGGAATTTTTGCACAAATGGTTGCAGGGGGATTATTTGGTTATCTTTTTGCTGCCCTTGTTCTTTGGCCTGGAAGAATAGGTGTAATGTTTTCGATATTAATTCCTGTTGCTACTGGGATATTTATTGCTTTATTAATTGCCTTTTTAAAGAATCGATACAATATTAATATAGTTGTCTCTTCAATAATGTTAAATTGAATTGTCTTTTGAATTTATCGTTATTTTCGAAATCCTATTAATGCTCCTTATTTATTTAATGGAGGATCGGTTCCAATGAATATTGATCCTTCCAATTCTTTAAGATTTGATTGACTTACAAATTTATTTCCTGGTTCTACAATAAATATTGGGATTATTTTATTAGTTATTATTGTTCCATTAATTTGGTTTTTATATTCAAAAACTTCTTTTGGAATAAAGCAAGGAATTATTGCAAGTTCAGAAGATATTAGTTTATATTCAGGAATAAATTATAAAAGTGAAATATATAAAGCAATGGCTCTTTCAGGAGCACTTTCAGGACTTGCAGGGGCAACTTTTTATCTTGGTACAAATCAAAGTCTTCCTGTGGTTGGAAATGATCTTCCTTTAGAACCATTTAATGGAATTACAATTGCTTTAATTGGTTTTAATAATCCAATTGGAGCAGTATTTGGTTCTTTATTTATTTCGCTTTTTGAAAATGCAAAAGTTTATCTTAATGTTTATAGTGATGAAAATATTGTTGACTTTATTATGGGAATAATTGTTCTATTTATTTCTGGAGCAAATTACTTTTTAATTTATTCTCCTCAAACAAAAATTGTTAATTGAATTAATAAAAAACAAGAGGTAAAATTAGAACAAAAAACTAATACCAAGGATATGAAAAAAGATAAAACAATTGAAACTGAAAATCAATATAAAGATCAAAAAAAACAAAAAGAATACAAAATAATTGCTTTAGAAAAAGGCAAAAAGGCAAATACTGTTTATAAACAACAATATTTAAAAATGAAAAATAGAAAGAAAAATAAACATGAAGAAAAAGTAGATAAAGGAGGCAATAGTGAATAG
- a CDS encoding ATP-binding cassette domain-containing protein produces MQNKEKNNLIYKFEFINITKKFLNGKIVANNNINLGIEPSKVTALVGENGSGKSTLTSILFGLYKQDTGEIKIDGKVCDMYQSGAAKKHRIGMVHQHFHLVEKFTVLENIILGQEELSISLDEKEIHEERISQLEEKYNSFFYKNKSKKEQFEEYYNLKIILRNKRFLRYRNKLNISKIEQKIKNIENSNKLKYKISKTKKEQKINKIKQNLKQEEKSRESLNLEILNLEKEVLKLKTKSVLQIEELRKELDFLKIDLKTRNSSKYGILNYKKYYQRFEAITQRYGINLNPDQLVSKLSVGDRQKVEILKTLWVEKEVIIFDEATATLSIDEINSLLSLIKKLKEANKTILFISHKLQEVKTIADNIAILKKGNLIALEKNTKKITIEEIAKMMVGTKVILEFKKNSPIEKKLLEVKNLTYITKKGFKAVDNISFDIKEGEIFGLAGIEGNGQEEIFNCIAGIKKPTKDSIISFQNQNIKDFKIKTRNQFISHIPIDRFKHGIIADRSLAFNSIITNFNDQKFAKFYFEGKKNQDNYKNPKGKNLIINNKAIYDWTDKLIKKMNVDGANNLNIEIRNLSGGNQQKFVIAREILKEHKLLLAGHPTRGLDIKSIKHIYTEIINNSPKKATLLYSLEISELISVCDRIAILYKGKIVNIIDPRNYDLNKISKMFVGEV; encoded by the coding sequence ATGCAAAATAAAGAAAAAAATAATCTTATTTATAAATTTGAATTTATAAATATCACTAAAAAATTTTTAAATGGAAAAATTGTTGCAAACAACAATATTAACCTTGGAATAGAACCATCAAAAGTCACAGCACTTGTCGGTGAAAATGGTTCGGGTAAATCGACGCTTACTTCTATATTATTTGGTTTATATAAACAAGATACTGGTGAAATTAAAATTGATGGCAAAGTTTGTGATATGTATCAATCAGGTGCGGCTAAAAAGCATCGAATCGGAATGGTTCATCAACATTTCCATCTTGTTGAAAAATTTACTGTACTTGAAAATATTATTTTAGGACAAGAAGAATTATCTATTTCTTTAGATGAAAAGGAAATTCATGAAGAAAGAATTTCGCAATTAGAAGAAAAATATAATTCTTTTTTTTATAAAAATAAAAGCAAAAAAGAACAATTTGAAGAATATTATAATTTAAAAATAATTTTACGTAATAAGCGTTTTTTAAGATATCGAAATAAATTAAATATTAGTAAAATAGAACAAAAAATTAAAAATATTGAAAATAGTAATAAATTAAAATACAAGATTAGTAAAACAAAAAAAGAACAAAAAATTAATAAAATAAAACAAAATTTAAAACAAGAAGAAAAATCAAGAGAAAGTTTAAATTTGGAAATTTTAAATCTTGAAAAAGAAGTTTTAAAATTAAAAACAAAATCAGTTTTACAAATAGAAGAATTAAGAAAAGAATTAGATTTTTTAAAAATTGACTTGAAAACAAGAAATTCTTCAAAATATGGAATTTTAAATTATAAAAAATATTATCAAAGATTTGAAGCAATTACACAAAGATACGGAATTAATTTAAATCCTGATCAATTAGTATCAAAATTAAGTGTTGGTGATCGTCAAAAAGTAGAAATTTTAAAAACTCTTTGAGTAGAAAAAGAAGTAATTATTTTTGATGAAGCAACAGCAACATTATCAATTGATGAAATAAATTCTCTTTTAAGTTTGATCAAAAAATTAAAAGAAGCTAATAAAACAATTTTATTTATATCTCATAAATTACAAGAAGTTAAAACAATTGCTGATAATATTGCTATTCTTAAAAAAGGTAATTTAATTGCTTTAGAAAAAAATACAAAAAAAATTACAATTGAAGAAATTGCAAAAATGATGGTAGGAACAAAAGTAATTTTAGAATTTAAGAAAAATTCTCCGATCGAAAAAAAATTATTAGAAGTTAAAAATTTAACTTATATTACAAAAAAAGGATTTAAGGCCGTAGATAATATTTCTTTTGATATCAAAGAAGGTGAAATTTTCGGTCTTGCAGGAATTGAAGGAAATGGACAAGAAGAAATTTTTAATTGTATTGCAGGAATAAAAAAACCAACAAAAGATTCAATAATATCTTTTCAAAATCAAAATATCAAAGATTTTAAAATTAAAACAAGAAATCAATTTATTAGTCATATCCCAATTGATCGTTTTAAACATGGAATTATTGCTGATCGTAGTCTAGCTTTCAATTCTATTATTACTAATTTTAATGATCAAAAATTTGCTAAATTTTATTTTGAAGGAAAAAAGAATCAAGATAATTATAAAAATCCAAAAGGGAAAAATTTAATTATTAATAATAAAGCTATTTATGATTGAACTGATAAATTAATTAAAAAAATGAATGTTGATGGAGCAAATAATTTAAATATCGAAATTAGAAATTTATCAGGAGGTAATCAGCAAAAATTTGTAATTGCAAGAGAAATATTAAAAGAACATAAATTGCTTCTTGCTGGACATCCAACAAGAGGATTAGATATAAAATCAATTAAACATATTTATACAGAAATTATTAATAATTCCCCCAAAAAAGCAACACTTCTTTATTCTTTAGAAATAAGTGAACTTATTTCTGTTTGTGATCGAATCGCAATTTTATATAAAGGAAAAATTGTAAATATAATAGATCCAAGAAATTATGATTTAAATAAAATATCAAAAATGTTTGTTGGTGAGGTTTAG